Below is a genomic region from Actinoallomurus bryophytorum.
GGGTGTGGCCGCGCTCACCTCGGCGGTGCCACGGCTGCTGCCGTACACGGTCTGGCTGTGCCTCGCGGTGCTCACCCTGGTCACCGCCGTGAATCTGCGCGGCATCGCGCACAGCGCACGGATCTTCATCGTCCCCACGGCGGTCTTCGTGCTGTCCGTGCTCGCCGTGGTCGTCGTCGGCCTGTTCCGCGACCGTCCCGTGGCGGCCGAGCACGTCGTCGCGCAGGCACACGGCCTCCAGACGGTCGGCGTCTTCCTGCTGCTGCGGGCGTTCGCCAACGGGTGCGCGGCGCTGACCGGCGTCGAGGCGATCGCGAACGCGGTGCCCTCCTTCCGGCGGCCCAGAGTGAGACGGGCGCAGCGGGCGGAGGTCGCGCTCGGCGCGCTGCTCGGCGTCATGCTGATCGGCATCTCCGCGCTGATCGTCCGCTTCCACGTACGCCCGGTGGCCGGGACCACGGTGCTGTCGCAGGTGACGGAGGGGTCACTGGGCCACGGGATCGCCTACTACGTCGTGCAGTTCGCCACCGTGGTGCTCCTGGCCCTGGCCGCCAACACCTCCTTCGGCGGCATGCCGGTGCTGGCGCAGCTGCTGGCCAAGGACAACAACCTGCCGCACCTGTTCGCGCTGCGGGCCGAACGCCAGGTGCACCGGTACGGCATCCTCTTCCTCGCCATCGCCGGCGGCCTGCTGCTCGTCGGCACGGGCGGCGACATGAACACCCTCGTGCCGCTGTTCGCCATCGGGGTGTTCGTCGGCTTCACGCTGTCGCAGGCCGGCATGGTGCGGCACTGGTGGACCGACCGCCCGTACGGCTGGCGTCCTCGGGCGGCCCTCAACGGCTTCGGCGCCCTGCTCACCGGGCTGGCCGCGATCGTGGTCACCGTCACGAAGTTCCCCGCGGGCGGCTGGCTGATCGTGGTGACGATGCCGCTCATCGTCTGGCTGATGTCCGCCGTCAACCGCGCGTACGCGCGGATCGGGGAGCGGCTGGAGCTGGACCGGGTGCCGGCGCGTCCGCGTCCGCGCAGGTCCCTGGCGATCGTGCCGGTCGGCGGGGTGAACCGCCTGACGAAGGAGGCGATCTCGGCCGCGCTCTCGCTCGGCGACCGGGTCGTCGCGGTGCGGGTGACCCATCCCGACGAGCCCGGGG
It encodes:
- a CDS encoding APC family permease; the encoded protein is MSVLTARRSPERKEGEPPERDRLSVPGGLAALSLDAMASVAYGPEAIVIVLAAGGGAALGYTVPVTLAIAALLGVLTLSYRQVIAAFPQGGGAYGVAKTHLGRRASLVAAASLVVDYVLNVAVSIAAGVAALTSAVPRLLPYTVWLCLAVLTLVTAVNLRGIAHSARIFIVPTAVFVLSVLAVVVVGLFRDRPVAAEHVVAQAHGLQTVGVFLLLRAFANGCAALTGVEAIANAVPSFRRPRVRRAQRAEVALGALLGVMLIGISALIVRFHVRPVAGTTVLSQVTEGSLGHGIAYYVVQFATVVLLALAANTSFGGMPVLAQLLAKDNNLPHLFALRAERQVHRYGILFLAIAGGLLLVGTGGDMNTLVPLFAIGVFVGFTLSQAGMVRHWWTDRPYGWRPRAALNGFGALLTGLAAIVVTVTKFPAGGWLIVVTMPLIVWLMSAVNRAYARIGERLELDRVPARPRPRRSLAIVPVGGVNRLTKEAISAALSLGDRVVAVRVTHPDEPGETDAFIRAWERWAPDVSLALVNDGHRRLVDPIVDYVRGVGEPHVFVLIPEVEPAHVWQRVLQNQRGAVLAHALRRDTDAVVCRLRFRLDGEPGGVPGHNA